The genomic stretch CGATCGCCGCGATGGGCGACAAGATTGAATCCAAGAAGATTGCGCGCGAGGCGGGGGTGAACGTCGTCCCCGGCTTCGTCGGCGAAATCCGCGATACGGACCACGCGGTCGAGATCAGCGACGACATCGGCTATCCGGTGATGATGAAGGCCAGCGCGGGCGGCGGAGGCAAGGGCATGCGCCTCGCCTATAGCGAGAAGGACGTGCGCGAAGGCTTCGAGGCGACCAAGCGCGAAGGGCTCAACAGCTTCGGCGACGACCGCGTCTTCATCGAGAAATTCATCGAAGATCCGCGCCACATCGAAATCCAGATCCTCGGCGACAAACACGGCAACGTGCTCTATCTCAACGAGCGGGAATGCAGCATCCAGCGCCGCCACCAGAAGGTAGTGGAGGAAGCGCCGTCGCCGTTCGTCACGCCCAAGATGCGCAAGGCCATGGGCGAACAATGCGTCGCCCTGTCGAAGGCCGTCGGCTATCACAGCGCGGGCACGGTCGAACTGATCGTCAGCGGCGCGGACATGACCGGCGAAAGCTTCTACTTCCTCGAAATGAACACCCGCCTGCAGGTGGAGCACCCGGTGACCGAGATGATCACCGGCGTCGATCTGGTCGAATGGATGATCCGCGTGGCAGCGGGCGAGAAGCTCGCCATGACGCAGGACGATGTGAAGATAGACGGCTGGGCGATCGAAAACCGCGTCTATGCCGAAGATCCCTATCGCGGATTCCTGCCGAGCATCGGGCGGCTGGTGCATTATCAGCCGCCGGTCGAACCTTGGACTGACGACGGCTCCGAGAACGGCCGCCGCGGTGTCGACGGCATTCGCGTCGACGATGGCGTTTACGAGGGCGGCGAAGTCTCAATCCACTATGATCCCATGATCGCCAAGCTGGTGACCTGGGGCGAGACACGCGACGAGGCGGCGGACCTGCAGATCAAGGCGCTCGACGCGTTCCGGATCGAGGGGCTGGGCCACAATGTCGATTTCCTCAGCGCGATCATGCAGCATCCGCGCTTCCGTTCGGGCGAGTTGACGACCGGCTTTATCGCTGAGGAATATCCGGAGGGCTTCGAAGGCGCACCCGCCGATACGCAGCTTACGCGCGTTCTCGCAGCCGTCGGCGGTGTGATTGCCACCGCCGATGCCGACCGTGCGCGGCGGATCGACCAGCAACTTGATAGCGACTTCTACGCCCCGGGCGACTGGAACGTACGGATTGGCGAACGCGAGGAAGGTTCGACCACTCACGAAGTGAGGCTGGTCGAGGACGCGATCACCGTCGATGGCGAGCCGGTGGTCCTCGAGATGGAATACACGCCGGGCGAGGCAATGGTCGATGTAGCGCTCTTCGGAGAAGAGTCCGCCGAGCCCGAAGCGACCTACACTCTGCAGCTATCGCCTACCCGCACCGGCTATGCCGTCACCACCCGCGGTGCGACGCACCAGTTGCGTATCCTGCAGAGCCGCATTGCGCACCTTGCCGGTCACATGATCGAGAAAGAGCCGCCCGATCTTTCGAAGATGCTCATCTGCCCGATGCCGGGCCTGCTGGTGAAGCTGCATGTCGCTGAGGGCGACGAAGTGCAGCCGGGCCAGCCTCTCGCCACGGTCGAGGCAATGAAGATGGAAAACATCCTGCGCGCCGAGAAAGAGGCCGTCGTCAGCAAGATCAACGCCGGAGAAGGCGATAGTCTCGCAGTCGATGAAATCATCCTGGAGCTCGAATAGACCAGCCAGCCTGCCCGAAGACGTCCGGCTGTCGAACGAATATTGCCAGAATGCGCCATCGCGCGATTATTCCGTCCCTGCACGGGGCAAACGTGGTGAAGGCGCTTTGAACGACTCGGTTTATGACCGATACTGTGCCCCTTCGGTTCGCTTCTGAGGCACCAGGCACAGGAGTTAGGCATGGCACACAGGGGAACAGGGTTCTTCGATACGCGGGGTAATTACCACAAGACCCCGGAGGACGCGACGATCGCGGACCTCGCAGGCATTCTCGGCAAGATCGGCGATGGCGACAGCCTCGCCCCAGGCATTGCGCAGATGCTGTTGGAGCGGCGCGGCGAAATCGAGCGGTTGTTCGCCGAACACGATGCGATGATGGCGGATTACCAGCCTGTCGGCGCCGGGTCGAAAGTGACCCGGCTCGAACCACGAGCAAGCTGATCAGTCGATTATCGCGACCGCGCGGATCCATCCCGCGCTGGCGCGTTCGATCTTGACCGGGAAGCAGCTGACGGTGAAGCCATGCGCGGGCAGTGCGGCGAGATTGGTGAGCTTTTCGATCTGGTAATAGGGCTGGATGCGACCCGCTTTGTGGCCTTCCCAGATGATCGCCGGGTCGCGCTCCTCAGCCCAGCGCTTTGCCGTGTGGCTGAAAGGTGCATCCCAGCTCCAGGCATCGGTGCCGACGACTTCGACGCCGCGCTCGGTCAGCCATAGGGTGGCCTCCGCGCCGAGGCCGACGCCCTGGTCGGTGAAGTTCTCCGTGCCGTAGACAGCGCCGGACTGGACCAGCACGATGTCGAGCGGCTGGAGCTCGTATTCGATCGTGGCGACCGCTTGCTCAACATCGGCCCCGCTGACCACATGGCCGTGTGGCAGATGGCTGAAATCGAGCTTCACACCGGGCCGCAGGAAACGGTCGAGCGGCGCTTCGTCGATGCTGGGAGCGGGGCGGGCACCGTTATCCGTGGTGGAGTGATAGTGCCATGGCGCATCCATATGCGTGCCGTTGTGCGTCGAGAGCTCCAGCATCTCGACCGCCCAGCCTTCGCCATCCGGCAGGTCGTCCTTTTCCAGCCCGGGAAAGAACATCGCGATCTGTTCCCACGTGCTCTCGTGGGTCATATATTGGATCTTCGGTCGCATGACTTCGGGGTCGGAGACGACATCGTTCGTGATGGGGATAGACAGGTCGATGAAGCGCGTCATGCTGCGCAGCATGAGCGCAGCATTCTGGCCCGTCAATGCGCCTGCAGTTGCGCGTCGAGGAACGCCGCGACGCCTGCCAGATCGACGTCTTTCGCGAGGTACGCCTCGCCGATACCACGCAGCAGGATGAAGGGCAGCGTGCCGCCCGCGTCCATCTTCTTGTCATGCAGCATGTGCGCCACCAGTGCGCTGCCATCGCATTCGAGGCCAAGCGCCGCGATTTCGGCCGGCAGCCCCGCCTTGTCGATCGCGCGGGTCACGCGTGCAGCGTCGTCTTCGGAAATTCCGCCTCGCCGCGCCGAATACCGCGCGGCCAGCACCATGCCGAGCGCGACGCCTTCGCCGTGCAGCAGGCGATCGGAAAAGCCGGTCTCCGCTTCGAGGGCATGACCGAAAGTATGGCCGAGGTTCAGCAATGCGCGCGTACCGGTCGTCTCGCGCTCGTCCTCGGCGACGATGCGAGCCTTCGCGGCGACGCTGGTGGCGACGGCATGTTCGAGCGGCGCATCTTCGAGTGCGAGCACCTTCTTGCCATGCTCTTCCAGCCAGTCGAAAAAGCCTGCATCGCCCAGCACCCCGTATTTCAACACCTCGGCATAGCCTGCGCGCATCTCTCGCTCGGGCAAAGTCGCCAGCGCATCGAGATCGGCCAGCACCAGAGAGGGCTGGTGGAACGCGCCGACAAGGTTTTTGCCTGCCGATGTATTGATCGCGGTCTTGCCGCCGACCGAACTGTCGACCTGGGCGAGGAGCGTCGTGGGCAATTGCACGAAGCCGCAGCCGCGCTTGACGATGGAACACGCGAAGCCGGTGAGGTCGCCGACCACCCCGCCGCCGAGTGCGAACACATGATCGCCACGCGTGATGCCGAGACCGAGCAGCCAGTCGACCAAGTCCTGCAATCCCGCCCAGCTTTTCGCGGCCTCGCCCGGTTCAATGAGGTACCAGGCGATTTCGAAGCCGTCAGCTGCAAGCGAATGCGCGAGGCGCTCGCCGTGGTGCTTCAAGGCATTGCGATCGGCTACGACCGGTACTTTGCGGCCATGATAGGGCCCGATGAAAGCGCATGCGAGCGAGAGCGCTTCGTCCAGCAACCCCTTGCCGACATGCACTTCGTAGCTTCTGCCAGCGAGTTCGACCGGGATCACAGCCATGCGTCGATCGCCTCCAAGATGCGCAGCGCGGTCTGGTGATGCGGCCCGTCGTCGGTCACCACATGCAGCTGTGCCTGCGCGTAGGCGCCGCTGCGCTGGTCCTTCAGGTTCGTGAGGATCTCTCTCGGGTCGCCTTTTTTCAGCAGGGGACGGGTGTTGCGCCTGCCGGTCCGTTCGACCAGCGTATCGATGTCGCAATCGAGCCAGACTGCGATGGCCTTGTCGACGATCAGCGCCCGGGTCTCGGCATCGATGAATGCGCCGCCACCCGTTGCGATGACCCCATGATCCTCCTCCATCAGCCGCGCGATCACGCGGCGTTCGCCTTCACGGAAATAGGCTTCCCCGTGCGCCTCGAAAATTTCCGCGATGCTGCGATCCGCCGCGCGCTCGATCTCGTCGTCTGCGTCGATGAAGTCGGTTTGCATCAAGGCCGCTAGCCGCCGCCCGACCGTGGATTTGCCGACTCCCATCAAACCGACCAGCACCACCGGCCGGTCGATCCGCCGGATGATGGCGCAAATGGCATCTTGTGTGATGGCAGGCGCTTCGGTCATTGCCGCCGTGCCTAGAGATGGGCTAGGGCGCGGGCAAGGTATCAGCACTTGAAGCGGGACGCGAAAAACTTGGCCATGGACAGCAAGCGGATCGGAGGCATCGCGGTGTTGATTATCGTCGCGCTCTGCATCCTGGCCTGGATCGATGGCGGCGAAGAACCGCTGCATCCGATCGAGCAGGAGATCACGCTGCCGGGAGCGGCGCGATGAAGGCTGCATGGCTGGTCGGCGGCGCGGTACTGGCGCTATGTTCATCGCTCGTCGTCGCGCAATCGGCACCGACCGATCTGTTGCCACCGGGGTTCGAAGATCCCGCGCCCACTCCCACCCCTTCTCCGGCACCATCGGCGACGCCGAGTTCCGGAGCGACGCCTCCCAGTCGTTCGGGCGAGATCGTCCAGCCGATCCCCGATCAGCCCGCCGAAAGCTCAAGTTCCAATTCGACCAGTCTCGACCTCTCCCGTCTGCCGACGCTGGAGCAGCTGGAAAACATGTCGACCGACGAACTCGACGAGCTACTCGGCCTGAAACCCAAATTCGACATTCCGCCCGCCGCCCGGCGCTCGACCGAGCGTGCGGGAGTGATATCGACGGCTGAGGGCGGCTTGCCCGGTGCATCGCTGGCGCGGCAGCCTGCCGCTCTCGTCCGCGCTGCATTGGCCGGGACGCAATCGCCGCTGGTCTCGCGTTGGGGCCACATCCTGCTTCGCCGTGCGCTTGCCAGCCGTTTGGCCGCGCCCGAGGGCATGGACCCGATCGAGTTCGCTACGCTGCGAGTGCGAGCCCTGAACGCGATGGGCGAATACGCGGTCGCACGCGCCCTGGTGCAGGATATCGACACGGCGAATTATTCGCCCGCGCTCGTCGATGCCGCGATCGACGCTTACGTTGGTACGGCCGATATCGTCGGTGCTTGTCCGGCAGTGCGCCTGGTCGACACCGATCGCGAGGATCCGCAATGGAACATGCTGGCGGGCATCTGCAATGCTTACGCCGGTGAAGCCACCCGCGCGCAGAACGACCTGCGCCGCCTGCAGTCCCGCGGGCAGGGCGAAACGATCGATGTCCTCTTTGCCCAGAGGTTTGCCGGGGCGGCAGGAGATGGCCGGCGCGCGGTCACCATCGAGTGGGACGGCGTGGAGCAGATCACGCCCTGGCGCTTCGCCATGGCCAACGCCCTGGGCGAGCCGATCCCCGAAGACTTGATGGAAGGTTTGGGTCCGCAGCTTTTGAAAAGCGCGGCTCTCACGCCGGCTCTGGGCGCTGCCGAGCGTTCCGATGCAGCCGATATTGCGGCGCAGAGCGGCATTTTCTCGGCCACTGCGATGGTCGATCTCTACAGCCAGGTTTTCGCCGATGGGGGCGAGGACAGCGAAGCCTATCGCCGCGCATCGCGCCTTCGCGAAGCCTATGTCGGCAGCGATCCTTCCACTCGCCTCCGCGCCATCCGCGATGTGTGGGGAGACGGCGGAGACTTCGGTTATGGACGCCGCGTGCTGACCGCCTATGCCGCGGCGCGCTTGCCTGCGGACGATGCGCTGGACCACGAAGCAGGCGAACTCATTGCTTCCATGCTTACCGCCGGCCTCGACCGTGACGCCATGCGCTGGTCGGGCATCGTCGACGAGGGAAGCCTCGGCTGGGCCTTGCTGGCCCTGGCCGCGCCGACGCGTAGCGAAGCTGTTACCGACGGCGAACTCGACAGTTTCGTCGATGCCGATGAATCGGGCAGGCAACGCAAGTCGCGCATGTTTCTTGCCGGACTTGCCGGGTTGGAACGTGTAGGATCGGGCGAGATCGACGAATACAGCGGTCGGCTTTCCATGAGCCTTGGCGGCCAGACGCGCTGGACCAGGGCTATCGATGCGGCGGCGAACGCGGGCAATCCGGCGCTGGTGGCCATTCTCGCCGGCCTCGGAATGCAGGGCGATAGCTGGGACCGTATGACGGCGCGGCATCTCTTCCATATCGTGTCCGCGCTGCGCCGCGTGGGACTGGAAGCCGAAGCGCGCATGATCGCCGCGGAGGCGGTCGCACGGGCCTGAGGTCGGGCAGTGAATGCGATCGACGATTTTCTGGCTATGCTCTCCGCAGAACGCGGAGCCGCTCGAAACACGATCCTCGCCTATGGCCGCGATCTCGAACAGGCGGAGGAAATGCTGGGTGGCGAGCTGGCGCAAGCGCAACCTGCGCAATTGGCAAAGCTGGCCCAAGGCTGGTCCGCTCTCGCCCCATCGACGGTCGCGCGCAAGATGTCCGCGCTGAGGCAGTTTTTCGGCTTTCTCGTCGACGAGGGCATGCGGTCGGACGATCCTACCCACGCCCTGCCGCGTCCGACGACGCGAAGGCCGCTCCCCAAAATTCTCTCTCACGACGAGATCGAACGATTGTTCAGGACTGGGGAAGAGGAGGCCGCAGGCGATTCTCCTCAGGCGATCCGAATGCTCGTCCTGTTGGAAATGCTTTACGGCTCGGGATTGCGGGCGACAGAGCTGGTCTCGCTACCGCTTGCTGCCGTCCCGCGCGACGCGCCGTTCCTGACGGTGACAGGAAAGGGCGGGCAAGCGCGCATGGTGCCGGTCAGTCGCCGTGCCAAAGCTGCCCTGTCGCGCTGGCTCGCGGTCCGGCCCGATGGCTCACCATGGCTCTTTCCGTCACGCAGCGGGCATCTTTCGCGCGTTCGCCTGTTCCAGCTGGTCAAGGCGTTGGCGGCCCGTGCCGATCTGGCACCCGAAAAGCTGAGTCCGCATGTGCTGCGCCATGCCTTTGCGACGCATCTGCTGGAGGGCGGGGCGGACTTGCGCGCTCTCCAGACCCTGCTGGGTCATGCCGATATCTCCACCACGCAGATCTACACACATGTCGATGCCACCCGGCTGGTCGAACTGGTCAACCAGCGCCACCCGCTTGCGAAAGAGCGCGCATCGGACTAGCGGAGCGCGATGATTTCCTACCTCGAATTCGAGAAGCCGGTCGCCGAGCTTGAACAACGCATCGCCGAACTGCGCGCCGCTGCCGAAGGCGACGACGTCGATATTTCCAACGAGTTGCAGCGGCTCGAGCTGAAGAGCGCAGCGCTTCTCACCAGCACTTACGAAACGCTGACGCCGTGGCAGAAAACGCAGGTGGCCCGTCATCCCTCGCGTCCGCATTTCCGCGACTATGTCGAGTACGCCTTCGACGAGTTCGTCCCGCTCGGCGGGGATCGGTCTTATGGCGAGGACGAGGCGATCCTCGGCGGTTTCGCCAAGCTCGATGGGCGCAAGGTCGTCCTGATCGGTCACGAAAAGGGCAACGATACGGCCAGCCGCCTGCGTCACAATTTCGGCATGGGCAAGCCGGAAGGCTATCGCAAGGCGATCCGTCTGATGGAATTGGCGGGGCGGTTCGATCTGCCCGTCGTCACGCTGGTCGATACCTCGGGCGCGTTTCCCGGCGTAGAGGCCGAAGAGCGCGGGCAGGCGGAAGCCATCGCCCGCTCGACCGAGGCGTGCCTCGCGCTACCGGTTCCCATGGTCGCCGCAATCGTGGGCGAGGGCGGGTCCGGCGGTGCCGTGGCCCTCGCGAGCGCCGAGCGCGTGCTGATGATGGAGCACGCGGTCTACTCGGTGATTTCCCCCGAAGGCTGCGCTTCGATCCTCTGGCGCACGGCCGAAAGGGCGCCCGATGCAGCCGAGGCGATGAAGGTGACAGCGCAAGATCTCGAAGTCCTCGGCGTGATCGATCGAATCATCGCAGAGCCCGTCGGTGGTGCTCATCGCGATCCGCCTGCAGCGGCAACTTCTCTGGGCGATGCGATTGCCGAAGAATTGGACAAGCTTGGTCGCTATTCGGCAGACGAGCTCAAACGGATGCGCGAAGAGCGTTTTCTCCGCATCGCAGGCTAGCGACGCATTCGCTCGGCGGGAACAAAGCGACCCGCCGCCATGTTCTCCCATGCGTACACGAACTTAGACCGCCAACCGGCGCTCGTTACGCAAGGGGAACACCTCATGTCGCGCTCCAAGTCCATATTCGCCGCAACAACTGCATCCTTGTCGCTCGCCCTCGCGGGATGCGCGGCCGTCGGTGGCGGCCCGATCCCCGATTCGTCGGCTCCGATTACGCAGAGCGAAGCACAGATGGGCGCCGAGGCCCATCCACAGCTTCTGAGCGAATTTGGCGGCGCGATGACCGGATCGCAGGCGCAATATGTCGAGCAGGTCGGCCAGAATATCGCGGTGCAGTCGGGACTGGGCAATGCTCGCAGCGCCTTTACGGTGTCGCTGCTCAACAGCTCGGTAAACAATGCTTTCGCGATCCCGGGCGGCTATGTCTACACGACGCGCCAGCTCGTTGCCTTGATGAACAACGAGGCCGAGCTTGCGGGTGTTCTCGGGCATGAAGTCGGACACGTGGCCGCGCGCCACTCGCAGCGCCGCCAGCAGGCGGCCCAGCGTAACACCCTGCTCGGCGCGGCAGGAGCGATCCTGTCCGGCATCCTTCTCGGCAATTCCGGCCTCGGCCAGCAAGTCGGGCAGACTTTGCTGCAGGGTTCGCAGCTCCTTACCCTGCGTTTCTCGCGCTCGCAGGAGCTGGAGGCCGACGAACTCGGTATCCGCTATCTCAACCAGGCGGGCTACGACCCGCGCGCGATGGCGACCGTGCTGAATAGTCTCGCCCAGCAGAATGCGCTCGACGCCCGTGTTCAGGGCCGTGATAACGCGACCGTTCCCGAATGGGCATCGACTCACCCGGACCCCGCCAGCCGCGTCCAGACTGCGCTGTCCAAGGCGCAGGGGATGACCGGCGTTACCAATCGCGACACATTCCTCAGCCGGATCGACGGTCTGCTCTATGGCGACGATCCGCAGCAGGGCGTGATCGAAGGGCGCGAGTTCATTCACCCGGAACTTCGCCTCGCCTTCACCGCGCCACAGGGTTTTTACATGGTTAACGGGACAAGCGCAGTGACCATCAACGGCCAGAGCGGGCGGGCGCAATTCACCCTCGCGCCCTATAACGGCGACCTCAGCTCTTATGTCTCGACGGTATTTGCCAATTTGAGCTCGGAACAGAACCTTCGTCCGCAGTCGATCCAGCGCACGACGGTGAACGGCTTGCCTGCAGCATATGGCTCCACACGTGTGCAGTCGGGCAATGGGCAGGTCGATGTGACTGTATTCGCCTACGAGTTCGCCGACGATCGCGCCTATCATTTCTTGGCGATAACCCCGGCCGGTCAGGCCAGTTCGTTCAATGCGATGTTCTCGTCGATGCGCCGCATCAGCGCGCAACAGGCAGGCAATGTAATCCCGCGGGTCGTCGATGTGGTGACCGTGCGGAGCGGCGACACTGTGGCATCGCTGGCACGGAACATGGCCTATGACGACAATCAGGTCGCGCGTTTCCGCGTTCTCAACGGGCTTTCGTCCGACGAGAACGTCACCCCTGGGCAGAAGGTCAAGGTTGTCGTGCGCGGTCGCTGAGCAGTCGAAGAAACTTCGGCAAGACATAGAAAAGGCGGCGGGGAAGTACCCCGCCGCCTCTTCTCTTGCTGTAATCCGTTGGGATTAGGCGTTGGCGTCAGCCATGGTGGTGTCGAGCGTGTTGAACGTGGTCGACAGTTCTTCACCGAGGCTCTGCATTGCGGTGATGGCAGCAACTGCGATCAGAGCAGCAATCAGACCGTATTCGATAGCGGTGGCGCCTTCTTCGTTGCGGCGCAGCTTGTTGAGAAACTTCATGTCATGTCTCCTGGTTCAGTCTTCATTCCCGGCCCTCTCCGACTAGGCGGTTCGAGCGATCGTGCTTTTGCAGGTAAGGTGTTGAGAAATCCCTAATGCCTTGACCAACAAATCTGCCTCATGCTCCCGTGGCGGTGACGACTGCAGTGGTAATATCGGTCCACATATCAATGGCCCCTTCACCAAATGCTTGTACGGCACCCACCATCGCGAAGAAGATGAGAGCAGCGATCAGCCCGTATTCGATAGCAGTGGCACCGCTTTCGTCGCGTCCCAGATTTTTCAGGAAATCGACCATTGAAACCGTTGCCCCATCCGTCTGTTTGTCGAAGCTGACATCGGCGGGATACGGTCTCGACCGTTAAGAAAAAGTTGAGGAGGCAAACGGAATTGGAAAAAATCCCGACATGGCTGCCCGTTGTTGCCCTCGCTCTGGCCGACGCGCAGGGGCGCTGGCTCATGCATCGTCGACCCCCCGACAAAGCCCATGCGGGACTCTGGGAATTTCCGGGCGGCAAGGTCGAAAATGGCGAAAACCCGGTGCAGGCGCTGGTTCGCGAAATCGAAGAGGAGCTTGCGTACAGGCTGGATAGCGAGACTCTTCTGCCTGCCGGATTTGCTCAGGAGCCGGCTTCGGTCGGAAGCGCCCAGATTGTCATCCTTCTTTACACATCGCTGTGGGACGGCAGCCCGCTGTCGACGCAGGAGGGCGGCGAAGTCGACTGGTTCCGGCCCGAGGAGATTGCGAAGCTGGACAAGCCGCCTCTGGACGTGGCGCTGGCCCAGGGGCTGTTCGAAAAAGCTTCGCATTAGGGATTGCCAAGGAATGATGCCCCCCTTATGTGGCCCCCTCCAACGCGCCAGTAGCTCAGCTGGATAGAGTACCTGACTACGAATCAGGCGGTCGGAGGTTCGAATCCTTCCTGGCGCGCCAAAAAAGCCCATGACCTGTGAGGGTCGTGGGCTTTTTTGGTTCTATCACGGGGGAAGTTGGTGGCATGCAACCTTTTCCGGCACACCATGGGTAGCTTCCTCTCAGGCCTCGTCCTCGAGACTGTGCATGTCGTCGTCGCTGAAGCCGAAGTGATGTCCCGCCTCGTGCACCACCACGTGGCGGACGAGGTCGTCCATCTGCACGCCCGTCGCGCGCCATTCGGCAATTAGCGGCTCTCTGAACAGCCAGATCCGCGCCGGCATCCTGCCGCTGTTCCAGATCGACCGGTCGGGCAAAGCTTCGCCTTCGTACAGCCCGGTCAGTTCCCATTTGTCCTGTAAGCCGACTGCCTCAAGCTGCTCGGGGGTCGCGAAATCCTCGACCTGCAGCACGATATCCTGCATTTGCTCGCGAAACTCGCCGGGGAGAGCGCGCACTACCGCCTCTGCCATCTGCTGCATCTGGACTGCGGTGGGGCCTGACCGGTGGTGCATCGTACCTTCGAATATGAGAGGCGCGGACGCTGCATGCAAGCAATCGGAACCCGCGTCAGCTTAACCTGTTTGATAGGCAAAGGAGACAATCCCATGGCCACCAACGCAGAAATATTCGACCGCCTCAAGCAGGATCACGACACGCATCGCGAGTTGCTGGACAAGCTGATGGAGACGAGCGGCGACAGTAGCGAACGGGACGAACTCTTCACCGAATTGACGAAGGAACTGAAAAGCCACGCTGCGGCAGAAGAGCAGGCGCTCTATTCGACCATGCTCCGCAAGCCGCCCACGACGG from Qipengyuania profundimaris encodes the following:
- a CDS encoding cyclase family protein translates to MTRFIDLSIPITNDVVSDPEVMRPKIQYMTHESTWEQIAMFFPGLEKDDLPDGEGWAVEMLELSTHNGTHMDAPWHYHSTTDNGARPAPSIDEAPLDRFLRPGVKLDFSHLPHGHVVSGADVEQAVATIEYELQPLDIVLVQSGAVYGTENFTDQGVGLGAEATLWLTERGVEVVGTDAWSWDAPFSHTAKRWAEERDPAIIWEGHKAGRIQPYYQIEKLTNLAALPAHGFTVSCFPVKIERASAGWIRAVAIID
- a CDS encoding NUDIX domain-containing protein, whose amino-acid sequence is MEKIPTWLPVVALALADAQGRWLMHRRPPDKAHAGLWEFPGGKVENGENPVQALVREIEEELAYRLDSETLLPAGFAQEPASVGSAQIVILLYTSLWDGSPLSTQEGGEVDWFRPEEIAKLDKPPLDVALAQGLFEKASH
- the aroB gene encoding 3-dehydroquinate synthase, translating into MAVIPVELAGRSYEVHVGKGLLDEALSLACAFIGPYHGRKVPVVADRNALKHHGERLAHSLAADGFEIAWYLIEPGEAAKSWAGLQDLVDWLLGLGITRGDHVFALGGGVVGDLTGFACSIVKRGCGFVQLPTTLLAQVDSSVGGKTAINTSAGKNLVGAFHQPSLVLADLDALATLPEREMRAGYAEVLKYGVLGDAGFFDWLEEHGKKVLALEDAPLEHAVATSVAAKARIVAEDERETTGTRALLNLGHTFGHALEAETGFSDRLLHGEGVALGMVLAARYSARRGGISEDDAARVTRAIDKAGLPAEIAALGLECDGSALVAHMLHDKKMDAGGTLPFILLRGIGEAYLAKDVDLAGVAAFLDAQLQAH
- a CDS encoding shikimate kinase is translated as MTEAPAITQDAICAIIRRIDRPVVLVGLMGVGKSTVGRRLAALMQTDFIDADDEIERAADRSIAEIFEAHGEAYFREGERRVIARLMEEDHGVIATGGGAFIDAETRALIVDKAIAVWLDCDIDTLVERTGRRNTRPLLKKGDPREILTNLKDQRSGAYAQAQLHVVTDDGPHHQTALRILEAIDAWL
- a CDS encoding acetyl-CoA carboxylase biotin carboxylase subunit — translated: MFSKILIANRGEIACRVIKTAKRMGIATVAVYSDADARAPFVRMADEAVHIGPAQASESYLVADKIIVACKQTGAEAVHPGYGFLSERASFVEALAAENIAFIGPPADAIAAMGDKIESKKIAREAGVNVVPGFVGEIRDTDHAVEISDDIGYPVMMKASAGGGGKGMRLAYSEKDVREGFEATKREGLNSFGDDRVFIEKFIEDPRHIEIQILGDKHGNVLYLNERECSIQRRHQKVVEEAPSPFVTPKMRKAMGEQCVALSKAVGYHSAGTVELIVSGADMTGESFYFLEMNTRLQVEHPVTEMITGVDLVEWMIRVAAGEKLAMTQDDVKIDGWAIENRVYAEDPYRGFLPSIGRLVHYQPPVEPWTDDGSENGRRGVDGIRVDDGVYEGGEVSIHYDPMIAKLVTWGETRDEAADLQIKALDAFRIEGLGHNVDFLSAIMQHPRFRSGELTTGFIAEEYPEGFEGAPADTQLTRVLAAVGGVIATADADRARRIDQQLDSDFYAPGDWNVRIGEREEGSTTHEVRLVEDAITVDGEPVVLEMEYTPGEAMVDVALFGEESAEPEATYTLQLSPTRTGYAVTTRGATHQLRILQSRIAHLAGHMIEKEPPDLSKMLICPMPGLLVKLHVAEGDEVQPGQPLATVEAMKMENILRAEKEAVVSKINAGEGDSLAVDEIILELE
- a CDS encoding M48 family metalloprotease, yielding MSRSKSIFAATTASLSLALAGCAAVGGGPIPDSSAPITQSEAQMGAEAHPQLLSEFGGAMTGSQAQYVEQVGQNIAVQSGLGNARSAFTVSLLNSSVNNAFAIPGGYVYTTRQLVALMNNEAELAGVLGHEVGHVAARHSQRRQQAAQRNTLLGAAGAILSGILLGNSGLGQQVGQTLLQGSQLLTLRFSRSQELEADELGIRYLNQAGYDPRAMATVLNSLAQQNALDARVQGRDNATVPEWASTHPDPASRVQTALSKAQGMTGVTNRDTFLSRIDGLLYGDDPQQGVIEGREFIHPELRLAFTAPQGFYMVNGTSAVTINGQSGRAQFTLAPYNGDLSSYVSTVFANLSSEQNLRPQSIQRTTVNGLPAAYGSTRVQSGNGQVDVTVFAYEFADDRAYHFLAITPAGQASSFNAMFSSMRRISAQQAGNVIPRVVDVVTVRSGDTVASLARNMAYDDNQVARFRVLNGLSSDENVTPGQKVKVVVRGR
- a CDS encoding Flp family type IVb pilin, translated to MKFLNKLRRNEEGATAIEYGLIAALIAVAAITAMQSLGEELSTTFNTLDTTMADANA
- a CDS encoding Flp family type IVb pilin, which gives rise to MVDFLKNLGRDESGATAIEYGLIAALIFFAMVGAVQAFGEGAIDMWTDITTAVVTATGA
- a CDS encoding tyrosine recombinase, producing the protein MNAIDDFLAMLSAERGAARNTILAYGRDLEQAEEMLGGELAQAQPAQLAKLAQGWSALAPSTVARKMSALRQFFGFLVDEGMRSDDPTHALPRPTTRRPLPKILSHDEIERLFRTGEEEAAGDSPQAIRMLVLLEMLYGSGLRATELVSLPLAAVPRDAPFLTVTGKGGQARMVPVSRRAKAALSRWLAVRPDGSPWLFPSRSGHLSRVRLFQLVKALAARADLAPEKLSPHVLRHAFATHLLEGGADLRALQTLLGHADISTTQIYTHVDATRLVELVNQRHPLAKERASD
- a CDS encoding metallopeptidase family protein, with translation MHHRSGPTAVQMQQMAEAVVRALPGEFREQMQDIVLQVEDFATPEQLEAVGLQDKWELTGLYEGEALPDRSIWNSGRMPARIWLFREPLIAEWRATGVQMDDLVRHVVVHEAGHHFGFSDDDMHSLEDEA
- a CDS encoding acetyl-CoA carboxylase carboxyltransferase subunit alpha — protein: MISYLEFEKPVAELEQRIAELRAAAEGDDVDISNELQRLELKSAALLTSTYETLTPWQKTQVARHPSRPHFRDYVEYAFDEFVPLGGDRSYGEDEAILGGFAKLDGRKVVLIGHEKGNDTASRLRHNFGMGKPEGYRKAIRLMELAGRFDLPVVTLVDTSGAFPGVEAEERGQAEAIARSTEACLALPVPMVAAIVGEGGSGGAVALASAERVLMMEHAVYSVISPEGCASILWRTAERAPDAAEAMKVTAQDLEVLGVIDRIIAEPVGGAHRDPPAAATSLGDAIAEELDKLGRYSADELKRMREERFLRIAG